ATCCGGTGACCGCCGATCTCAGCGGCGCGGGCAAGCCGGCGCCGATGGGCGTGGCCAACGCGCAGCGCGAGGATCCGAGCTGGGGCCGCTGGTTCCGCCACATCGCCACCCGCGCCGAGCGCGGCCATACCCTGATGGCCGGCGCCGACAACCGGCCGCTGATCGTGCTCGACCGCGCCGGCGAGGGCCGCGTGGCGCAGATCCTGTCGGATCACCTTTGGCTGTGGAACCGCGGCGTCGACGGCGGCGGCCCGCAGGCCGAGCTGGTGCGCCGCATCGCGCACTGGCTGATGAAGGAGCCCGACCTCGAGGAGGAGGCGCTGCGCGCCACCGTGCAGGGCGCGCGCATCGAGCTGCGCCGCCAGACCATGGCCGAGACCTTCCGCCCGGTGACCATGACCGGTCCCGACGGCCGGACACAGACCTTCACCCTCAATCCTGTGGCGCCGGGCCGCGCCATCGCCGGCATCGGCGTCGACAAGCCCGGCGTCTACCGCTTCGACGACGGCGAGAAGAGCGCCGTGGCCGCGGTCGGCAACCCCGATCCACTGGAATTCGCCGACGTGCGCGCCACGACCGAGAAGCTCAAGCCGCTGGTCGAGGCATCGGGCGGCGCGATGATCTGGCTCAGCGAGACCGCCAATCCCGACGTGCGCGCCGTGTCGCCCGGCCGTTCGATGGGCGGCTCGGACTGGATCGGCATCCGCCGCAGCGGCGGCTACACCGTCACCGGCGTCGACCGCTACCCGCTGCTGCCGGGCATCGCCATCGCGCTGCTGTTCCTGTTCGCGATCGGCTTCGCCTGGTGGCGCGAGGGCAAGTAGCGCCCGCCTCCGCCGCTCCTTCGCACCTTGCGTCGCGGCCGGCGAAGGCGTCATAGTCGGCGCACGTCCGGCGATCGGGCAATCCACCCGGCGCCGGCGTTCGAAGTCTCACACCATGGTCAAGCTCAATCGGATCGTCACCCGCACCGGTGACGACGGTCGCACGTCGCTGGGCGACGGTGCGATCGCGCACAAGGCCGATGCGCGCGTCCAGGCGATCGGCGATGTCGACGAGGCCAATGCCTGCCTCGGCGTCGCGCGGATCGACGCGCCGGCCGGCCTGTCCGCCGACCTGCTGCACATCCAGAACGACCTGTTCGATCTCGGCGCCGACATCGCCGCGATCGAGCGCGACGGGCTGAAGGTCGAGCGCCTGCGCGTCGCCGAGGCGCAGGTGGAATGGTTGGAGGCGCGCATCGAGGCGGTGAACGCCGACCTGCCGCCGCTCGACAGCTTCGTGCTGCCCGGCGGCGATCCCGTCAGCGCGCACCTGCATCTGGCGCGCACGGTGGTGCGGAGGGCCGAGCGCTCGTTGAACGCGGTGGCCTTTGGCGCACCGGTGAATCCCGTGGCGCTGCGCTACCTGAACCGACTGTCGGATCTGCTGTTCGTACTGGCCCGCGACCGGGCGCGCGCATCAGGCGTCGAGACGCCGTGGCGGCCCGGACTGCATGGTGAGCGCGACGTCGAGACCGGGCCCGGCATCGCGCAGCGTGAGTGAGAAGCCGTGCAGGTTGGCGATGGCCTTGACCATCGCCAGCCCCAGCCCGCTGCCTGGCGTCGAGCGGCTGCGGTCGAGACGATAGAAGCGGTCCAGCACCTTGTCGTGCTCGTCGGCCGGGATGCCCGGGCCGTCATCGATGACGTGCATCGCGGTATGGTGCAGGACGAGGCGGATCGTGGTGCCCTCGGGCGTGTGATGCAGGGCGTTCTCGATCAGGTTCGAGGCCATCAGGCTCAGCATCTGCTGGTCGCCGGTGACGCTGACGCCATCCTCGATCTCGAGCCGCAGCTTGTGGCCGGTCTCCTCGGCAGAGGCGACATAGGCCTCGCCGACGCCGCGCAGCACCGCCGACAGGTCGACCGGCGCGAAGGCGCCGCGGCGCACGCCGGCCTCGATCTGCGCGATGCGCAGAAGGGCGGAGAAGGTTTCGAGCAGCGTGTCGGCCTCGGCGATCGCCGCGTCGGTCGCGGCGGCATAGGCCTCGGTCGTGGTGGCGCGGTCGCGGGCTTCCTCGAGATGCTGGCGCAGGCGGCCCAGCGGCGTGCGCAGATCGTGGGCGATGTCGCTTGAGACCTGGCGCAGGCCGATCATCAGGCCCTGCACGCGGTCGAGCATGGCGTTGAGGTTGACGACGAGCTGGTCGATCTCGTCGTTGGTGCCGCGCGCGGGTATGCGCGCGGCGAGGTCGCCCTCCATGATGGCGCGGCTGGTGCGGCTGATCTGGTCGATGCGGCGCAGGAAGTTCACCGCCAGCGCGGCGCCGCCGGCGATCGCCAGCAGCAGGGTCAGCCCGCCGGCCCAGGCGAAGGCGCGGATGATGGCGCGCTGCATGTCACGCACGCGGGCCGTGTCCTGCGCCACGACGAGGAAGGCGCCGTCGCGCAGGCGCAGGCCGAAGCCGGTGAGCTCGATGTCCTTGATCTGGCGATTGGCGGTCTCCCGGTCGGGCTCGTCGGCATCGCGGCGCAGGTCGATCACGCCCTCGCGCGGCACCATGCCCGGCAGGTTGCCGACGATGACCTCCCGGTTGGGCGCCTGCAGCAGATAGTAGATCGGCCCACGGCTGCGAAAGCTCATGCGCCTCAGGATCTCCGGAGCCAGGCCGCGCAGCCCGGCGCGCGTGTGGATCCCGGACAGCTGCAGCGCCTCGGTGCGCAGCACGGCCGTCATGTCGGCCTGCAGCGCGGCGGTGGCAATCCAGTACACGGCGCCGAACAGTACGCCGGCCGAGACCATGAACAGGCCGGCATAGGCGAGCGTGAGCCGGAAGGCGGCGGTGCGCGCGATCCTAATGAGGCGGCCGAATGACATAGCCCGCGCCGCGGATGGTGTGCAGCAGCGGCGCTTCGAAGCCCCTGTCGATCTTCGAGCGCAGCCGGCTGATATGGGTCTCGACGATGTTGGTGCGCGGGTCGAAGTGGAAGTCCCAGACTTTCTCCAGGAGCATGGTGCGCGTCACCACCTGCTCCGCATGCCGCATCAGGTACTCGAGCAGCTTGAACTCCTGCGCCTGCAGTTCGATGCGCTGCCCGGCGCGCGTGACGAGCCGCGCCAGCAGGTCCATCTCGAGGTCGCCGACACGCAGCGACGTCGCCTGCGCGATCGGCGGCCGGCGGCCGAGCGCAGCGACGCGTGCCGCCAGCTCGGCCAGGGCGAAGGGCTTCACCAGATAGTCGTCGGCCCCGGCCTCCAGTCCCTCGACGCGATCGTCGACGCCGCCCAGTGTGGTGAGGAACAGGGCCGGGGTACGCACCCCCGCGTCGCGCGCGGCCTTGATCATCGACAGCCCGTCGAGCTCGGGCAGCATGCGGTCGACGACCATGACGTCGTAGGGCTCGTGGGTTGCGAAGCGCAGCCCGTCCTTGCCGGTCCCGGCGTGGTCGACCGCGTGGCCGCGCTCGCGCAGGCCACGGGCGATGAACGCCGCGGTCTCGGAATCGTCCTCCACCAGCAGGATCCTCATGCCTAGCACATGACCCGGCGGGGCGCCGTTGCCAAGCCTGCCAACTATACAAAGTTTCAATCTGGCGGCCGCGCTATCGCCTTGGGGCCGGGCCATATCGGCGCCGTTCCCATTCAGGAGGATGGCCCCTTGTCCCTCTTCAAATCCCGCCTCGCCGCCGTGCTGGCGCTGTCGACCGCGCTCACCGCGCCGGCTCTCGTTGCCCCGCATCTCTTCAATGCCGCCCCGGCGATCGCCGGCGAAACCACCGTGCGCGACTTCTCCGATCTCGCCGAGAAGGTGACGCCGGCGGTGGTCAATGTCGCCGTGACCGGGACCAACCAGGCGGTCGACGACGGCGATCGCGTGCCGTCCTCGCCGATGGAGCAGTTCCGCCGCCGCTTCCAGGAGCAGCAGCGTCCGGGCCGTCCGCAGGCGCCGCCGATGCAGCGCAGGCAGGGTGTCGGCACGGGTTTCATCATCGACGCTTCCGGCCTGATCGTGACCAACAACCACGTCGCCGGCCGCGCTTCCTCGATCGTCGTCACCCTGGCGGACGGGCGGAAGTTTCCGGCCAAGCTGCTGGGCGCCGACGACAAGACCGACCTGGCGCTCTTGAAGATCGAGAGCAAGGAACCGCTGCCCTTCGTCAGCTTCGGCGACGCCGGCAAGATCCGCGTCGGCCAGCCGGTCATGGCGGTCGGCAACCCGTTCGGTCTCGGCGGCACCGTGACCACCGGCATCGTCTCGGCGCGCGGCCGCGACATCCGGTCGGGTCCGTTCGACGACTACATCCAGACCGACGCGGCGATCAACAAGGGCAACTCCGGTGGCCCGCTGTTCGACATGGACGGCAAGGTGATCGGCATCAACACCGCGATCTTCTCGCCGACGGGCGGCAGTATCGGCCTGGGCTTCGCCATTCCCTCGAGCCTAGCCGAGCCGGTGATCGCCCAGCTCAAGGAGCACGGCAAGGTCGCGCGCGGCCAGCTCGGCGTGCAGATCCAGCCGGTGACCCAGGACATCGCCGACAGCCTGTCCTTGAAATCCACTGACGGCGCACTGGTCGCCGGCGTGATGCCCGACTCGGCGGCGCTGAAGGCCGGCCTGAAGGACGGCGACATCATTCGCAGCGTCGACGGCAAGGACGTGAAGACCCTGCGGGATCTGACGCGCATGATCGCGGCGGTCGCACCGGGCTCCTCGGTCAGCCTGGGCGTGTGGCGCGACGGCAAGGACATCACCGTCAAGGCCAGGCTCGACGGCCAGGCACCGGCCACGGTGAAGGCCGACCGATCGGGATCGGCCGACAAGGCCGACCCTGCCGCCTACGGCGTGTCGCTGGGCGAGCTGTCGCCCCAGGCGCGCCAGCAGCTCGATCTCGCGTCCTCGATCAAGGGCGCGCTGATCCTCGAGGTGCAGCCCGGCAGCCCGGCCGAGGAGCGCGGATTGCAGCCAGGCGACGTCATCGTGCAGATCGGCCGCGACGCGATCGACGGCACGGACGACGCCATCGCCAAGCTGCGCGCGGCGAAGGACAGCAAGAAGCCCGCGCTGCTGAAGATCTGGCGTGACGGCGCGGCGCGCTACGTCGCCGTGCGCGCCGCCTGAGGCGTCTCAGCCTCGTGTCGACGGGCCGCCGCGGCTCAGCCGGGCGGCCCAGTCTTCGGCCCAGGCGTGCAGCGGCAGCAGCGCCTTCAACAGGCCGCGACCGGCCTCCGTCAGGCGATAGCCGCCGCCCTCGACCGTCTCGACGACGCCGGCCTCGCGCAATTCGGCCAGGCGCGTGTTCAGCACCGACGGGCTGGGATTGCCGCACAGCTCGCGCAGGGCACGGAAGGTGGGCTGACGGCTCTCGCGCAACTCCCAGATCACCCGCTGCGCCCAGCGGCGACCCAGCAGGTCGAACAGCGCCATGATCGGCCGGCCGGTGGTCGAGCCGCGGACGGGTTGGCCGGGTCTGGGTGTCTTCGCCATGCTACGAAATCGGTAGCATAGCCGTGCCGAACAGGCTATACCATCCACTTGCTACGATTTCAGTAGCAAGTGGATGGAGGCCACCGTGACCCCGCGTATCCCGCCGCTCAGCGCGCCATACCCGGCAGAAATCCAGGCTGCGTTCGACCGCATCATGCCGCCCAGGATCGATCCGCTGGTGCTGTTCCGCACGCTCGCCTCGGTGCCGCGCATCTGGGAGAAGTTCCGTGCCGGTTCGCTGCTCGACAAGGGGCCGCTCGACCTGCGCCAGCGCGAGATCGTCATTGATCGCGTCTGCGCGCGCTGCGGCTGCGCCTACGAATGGGGTGTGCACGTCAGCTTCTTCGCCCAGCGCGTCGAGCTCGGCGAGGCGCAGATCGAGGCGCTCGCCACCGACAGCGCCGATGCCCCGATATGGAGCGAGGAAGAGCGGCTGCTGATTCGCGCCGTCGACGCGCTGCACGACACGATCGACCTTCCCGACGCGCTGTGGGACGCGCTGGCGGCCAGGTTAAGCCACGAGCAGATCCTCGAGGTGATCGCGCTCTGCGGCTTCTATCGCACCGTCGCCTATTACTGCCGCGCGTTGCGCCTGCCGACGGAAGCGTATGGCGCAGCGCTGCCCCGCGCGGCGTGAGGGGCAAGCGTTACGGGTTGGAAACTTGACGCGTGGCGTGGCAGGGCCATTTGTGGGGCCAACAGAGCATCAACCCCACAAGGGGAGGGACAGATGATCGAGCTACGCCCGTTCAAGAACCTCGGCAAATCGGACCATGGCTGGCTGAAGGCCAATTTTCACTTCAGCTTCGCCGGCTACCAGAATCGCAACCGCATGCACTGGGGCGCGCTGCGCGTGTGGAACAACGACCGCATCGCCGCCGGCACCGGCTTCGACCCGCATCCGCATCGCGACATGGAGATCGTGACCTACGTCATGAAGGGCGCGATCACCCACCAGGACAGCGTCGGCAACCAGGGTCGCACCGAGGCCGGCCAGATCCAGGTGATGAGCGCCGGCACCGGCATCACGCACGCGGAGTACAACCGCGAGCCCGAGGAGACCGAGCTGTTCCAGATCTGGCTGCTGCCCAACAAGCAGGGCGTGAAGCCGCGCTGGGAGACGCGCGATTTCCCCGCCGGCGCGCGTGATGGCAAGCTGGTGCCGCTGGCCTCGGGCTTCGTCAGCCACGAGGGCCAGGGCGCGATCCCGCTCTACGCCGACGGCGCGCTCTACGCCGCGACGATCAAGAGCGGCGACAAGGTCAGCCACACGCTCGACGGAAGGCCGGCCTATCTCGTGCCGGCGAAGGGCGCGGTGAAGGTCAACGGCGTCGCGGTCAACGCGCGCGACGGCTTGGCGATCGAGGACGTCGAGGCGATCACGATCGAGGCGACGGACGACGCCGAGATCGTCCTGGTCGAGACCGCGCCGCTGCACTGATCGCAGTCGCAGGGCCGAAGCGACGGGCCGCCCCAGGGCGGCCCGTTGTGTTTCCGGCGCGCGGAACGCTGGGCTGGCGCCTCGGGCGCGAGGCCGTAGGATGCGCCCGACTCAATGGAGGGGCGCGATGGCCTACAAGGGATTCGACCTGACGGGGAAGGTGGCGCTGGTCACCGGCGGCAACGGCGGCATCGGCTTCGGCATGGCCGACGCGATGGCCGAGGCCGGCGCCGACATCTGCATCTGGGGCACCAACAAGGCCAAGAACGACGCTGCCCTCGAGAAGCTCAAGCGCCATGGCAAGCGCGTGCACGCGCAGCTGGTCGATGTCGGCGACGAGAAGGCGGTCGAGGCGGGCTTCGCCGAGACCATCGAGACGCTGGGCCACGTCGACAATTGCGTCGCCAATGCCGGTGTCTCGGGCCGCGGGCAGGGCGCGATCCTGCAGATGACGACCGACGAATGGCGCCGCGTGATGCGCGTCAACCTCGACGGCGTGTTCTTCACCTTCCGCACGGCGGCGAAGCACATGGCCGAGCGCGGCAAGGGCGGCTCGCTGGTGGCGATGTCGAGCACCGCGGCGATCGAGGGCGCGGCGCGCAGCAGCCACTACGGCGCCAGCAAGGGCGGCGTCTGCGCCTTCGTGCGCGCGCTGGCGGTCGAGCTGGCGCGCTACAATATCAGCGTCAACTCGGTCCTGCCGGGCTGGATCGAGACGGCGATGACCGCCAACGCGTTCAGCAACGAGAAGTTCGCCGGCAACGTCAAGCCGCGCATCCCGCAGCGTCGCTGGGGCGTGGAACAGGACTTCGGACCGATCGCCGTCTATCTCGCCTCCGACGCCGCGCGCTACACCACCGGTCGCGACTTCGTCATCGACGGTGGCTACACGCTGTTCTGAGTCACGAAGGCAATGGGAGGGAGGGCCCCATGATCTACGAGATGCGCACCTACACGATGCATGCCGGCCAGATGCCGGCCTACCTGAAGGCGGCCGAAACCATCGGCCGGCCGGCGCGCGGCGACAATTACGGCATGAACCACGGCTACTGGACCAGCGAGTTCGGTCAGGTGAATCAGATCTGGCACCTGTGGTCCTATCCCAGCCTCGACGAGCGCGATCGTCTGCGGGCGGAGCTGCAGAAGAATCCGAAGTGGACCGGCGAGTACGTGCCGGCGATCCGCGAGCTGATCATCCGTCAGGACCTGCAGATCTGGAACGCGGTGGTCGACTACAAGCAGCCCGCCGGCGAGGGCAACGTCTACGAGCTGCGCACCTATCGCACGCATCTCGGCCAGGCGCGGCCCTGGGCCAACCTGATGAAGGAGTATCTCCCGACGCGCGAGAAGTATTCGCCGATCCACGGGCTGTGGGTCGGCGAGTTCCCGCAGCCCAACGCGGTGTCCCACATGTGGGTCTACAAGGACCTCGCGGCCCGCACCGCCGCGCGCGCCGGTGCAACGAAGGATCCGAAATGGCAGGAGTTCCTCGGCAAGGGCGCGCCGATGCTGGCGGAGATGCAGTCGGTGCTGCTGCTGCCGACCAACTATTCTAAGTCGAAGTGAAGTATCTCCAATGTGGATCGGATCGGCGCTGACGGGAGCGCCGATCGGGCCTACAGGGGAAGGGTCGTGATCGGTCGGAATCGACCGACGGAGGGCCCGAGCACCGATGTCTGCCTTCGCCCCGTCCACCTACGCAGGCGGCTTGATCCTCGCCACGAGGCGGCCGCCGGTGCTGACCATCGTCCTGAACTCGGCCGAGACCCGCAATGCCTTCAGCCGCGAAGGCGCCCAGGGTCTCACCGCCGCGCTGCGTGCGGCCGAGGCCGACCCCGAGATCCGCGCCGTGGTGATCACCGGCAGCGGCGGCAATTTCTGCTCCGGCGCCGATCTCTCCGATCTGGCGGCCGCCACCGACTACTATCCCTGGGCCGGCGAAGGCGGGCCGCTGCACAGGCGGCCGTCCAAGCCGACCATCGCCGCCATCGAGGGCTATGCCAGCGCCGAAGGCCTGGGCTTGGCCCTGCTGTGCGATGTCCGGGTCGTCGACGAAACCGCGACCTTCGGCGTCTTTGCCCGCCGCTTGGGCGTGACGGGCGATGGCACGGCAGCACGCCTGCCGGGTGTCGTCGGCATCAGCCAGGCGATGGATATCCTGCTTACCGGCCGTGCGATCGGCTGCGACCGGGCCATGGCGATCGGTCTCGCGACCCGCAAGGTCGCCAACGGCATGACGCGCGCCGCGGCCGAGAAGATCGCGCAGGACATCGCGTCCTTTGCACCGATGTCGATCGCCGCCGACCGGCAGACCGCCTATGCCGCCGAGGATGGCGACGTCGCCGGCGCGCTCAGGCTCGAGGTCGAGACCTCGCAGGTCGTCTTCCATGAAGAGGGCCGGCCCGGCGTGACCGAGCTGGTGGGCGTCGCGCGGCCAGCCTCGGAGCTGCTCGCCGCGTAGGGCGGGGTGTCGTTCCAGCTATGTTCGGATCAGGCTGAAATCTGGCTTGGCGCGCCCAGGAAGATTCGAACTCCCAACCTTCTGATCCGTAGTCAGATGCTCTATCCAGTTGAGCTATGGGCGCCTGCGGCCAAGCCGTACGGCCCGCGTCAGCGGGTCGAGGCGCGGTAGGTAGCCAAATCATCGAGCCGGCGCAAGCGAATCCGCCCATGCCGCGATCCATGTCGCGATGGCGTCTGATCCCGGCCATGTGGATCACTCGAAGAACCCCATATTGCATTACGGCAACACATTGAAAACTCGGGCTTTTGTAAGGGCACTCCATGCTTGTCGAAAGGTGGGGGTTTCAGTAGCATCCGCGTACTGCTATTGGGGCTGGTGCCTTGGTGGCGCGTCGTTCGCTTGGCTGCGGACTGGCCGTCGGGTGCCCAATGATAACGGTTCGGACCAGGGTACGTGACACCGATGGCGAAATGGACCACGTGCGCCGTTTGTCTCTTCGCGGCGCTGGCCCTCGGGGCATGCAGCGATCTGTTCGGGGGGCCTGGAGCACCTGCGTCTTCCGGGACGGCAACCGGAGGTGCGACCGTCAATGCGCGGGTCCAGCAGCTGCGAGCCGACCAGAATGCTGTCGCATCGGGTGTTCAGGCCCAGGCCAATCAGCTTCAGGCCCTGCGTGGGTCCATCGGTGGCGAGGCGCGCGGCTACGATAGCGCCGTCACCGAGATTTCGTCGCGTCTGTCGACGGGGACGACGCCGGGCAATCCCGAGCTGGTCAGCCGCTGGAATCAGGCCCAGTCGCATCTGGACAGGATCACAGGCGATATCGGTGGCCTGAACTCGCTCGCCTCTCAGGTCACGACCCAGGCGTCGGTAGCCGGTCATCTGCTCGACACCATTCGCTCGACCTACAATGTCGGAGGTGCGGTCGACGAGGACCACCGGCAGTTGCGCCAGATCGAGGCCGAAGCCAACCAAACCATGCAGGCAATCGACCGCCTGATTGGCGACCTCAACGGTGAGATTTCGCGGCAGAATGCCTTCCTCGCCGCAGAACGCGCCAACCTTGCCGGCCTGAGCTACGGCGTGAGCGCCGGACGCCTGCGCGGCGCCCCTGTCGCGACCGGCGGTCCGCGCCCCTATCCGGGTCGTCGCAACTGAGCATCCCTGGATCGGTGGTCCTCGCGCTCGCGGGATCGTGAGCGCGGCGCGCATCCATGGACGCCGCGAACGCATAGACTCCGGACACGTTGGTGCAGGAGGCGACCATGCGCAGCGCTTTGGGGCTTCTGATCGGCGCTTGGCTGCTGCTCGCTGCGCCGGCGCTCGCCGCCGATCCACCGGACGAATCCGACCGCGCACAGATCCGCGATGTCATCGGCCGCCAGCTCGAGGCCTTCAGGCGCGACGACGGCGAGACGGCGTTTTCCTTCGCCGCCCCGGGCATCCGGAGCATCTTCGGCACGGTCGACAATTTCATGTCAATGGTGAGCAACGGTTACCAGCCGGTGCATCGCTGGCAGCGCTTCGCCTTCCGCGACATCCGCCTGGTCGAGGACTGGGTGATCCAGAAGGTCCATATCGATGCCCAGGACGGATCGTCGGTGACCGCCTTCTATGTCATGGAAAAGCAGCCTGACGGCACGTGGCGCATCGCCGGCTGCTCGCTCGGCGCGCCGGAAGAGCACTCGACCTGAGCCCACTCATCTGAGCGTCGCCGCATAGGCGCCGTGCAGCGGGGCGCATGGACGGCGTTGCCGCCTGCCCATACGGTGCGCCGCCTCCCATGCCCGACCGCTCCGCCCATACCCGCGCGTTGGCCCTGCTCGCGCTCCTGACTCTCGTCTGGGGCACGAACTGGCCGCTCTTCGCCATTGCGCTGCGCGACTTCTCGATCTGGGCCTTCCGCGTCATCGTCGTGATCATCGCCGGCGTGGCGCTGTTCGCCGTGGCGCGCCTGCGCGGCGAGCAATTGCGCGTGCCGCGCCATCTGTGGGCGCCGCTGGCGCTGGCGTCGTTCTTCAACATCGCGGTCTGGAACATCCTCACCGCGGCGGCGGTG
The window above is part of the Alphaproteobacteria bacterium genome. Proteins encoded here:
- a CDS encoding enoyl-CoA hydratase/isomerase family protein; its protein translation is MSAFAPSTYAGGLILATRRPPVLTIVLNSAETRNAFSREGAQGLTAALRAAEADPEIRAVVITGSGGNFCSGADLSDLAAATDYYPWAGEGGPLHRRPSKPTIAAIEGYASAEGLGLALLCDVRVVDETATFGVFARRLGVTGDGTAARLPGVVGISQAMDILLTGRAIGCDRAMAIGLATRKVANGMTRAAAEKIAQDIASFAPMSIAADRQTAYAAEDGDVAGALRLEVETSQVVFHEEGRPGVTELVGVARPASELLAA
- a CDS encoding carboxymuconolactone decarboxylase family protein; translation: MEATVTPRIPPLSAPYPAEIQAAFDRIMPPRIDPLVLFRTLASVPRIWEKFRAGSLLDKGPLDLRQREIVIDRVCARCGCAYEWGVHVSFFAQRVELGEAQIEALATDSADAPIWSEEERLLIRAVDALHDTIDLPDALWDALAARLSHEQILEVIALCGFYRTVAYYCRALRLPTEAYGAALPRAA
- a CDS encoding pirin family protein, which translates into the protein MIELRPFKNLGKSDHGWLKANFHFSFAGYQNRNRMHWGALRVWNNDRIAAGTGFDPHPHRDMEIVTYVMKGAITHQDSVGNQGRTEAGQIQVMSAGTGITHAEYNREPEETELFQIWLLPNKQGVKPRWETRDFPAGARDGKLVPLASGFVSHEGQGAIPLYADGALYAATIKSGDKVSHTLDGRPAYLVPAKGAVKVNGVAVNARDGLAIEDVEAITIEATDDAEIVLVETAPLH
- a CDS encoding DUF4864 domain-containing protein, with protein sequence MRSALGLLIGAWLLLAAPALAADPPDESDRAQIRDVIGRQLEAFRRDDGETAFSFAAPGIRSIFGTVDNFMSMVSNGYQPVHRWQRFAFRDIRLVEDWVIQKVHIDAQDGSSVTAFYVMEKQPDGTWRIAGCSLGAPEEHST
- a CDS encoding response regulator transcription factor, whose product is MRILLVEDDSETAAFIARGLRERGHAVDHAGTGKDGLRFATHEPYDVMVVDRMLPELDGLSMIKAARDAGVRTPALFLTTLGGVDDRVEGLEAGADDYLVKPFALAELAARVAALGRRPPIAQATSLRVGDLEMDLLARLVTRAGQRIELQAQEFKLLEYLMRHAEQVVTRTMLLEKVWDFHFDPRTNIVETHISRLRSKIDRGFEAPLLHTIRGAGYVIRPPH
- a CDS encoding HAMP domain-containing protein is translated as MSFGRLIRIARTAAFRLTLAYAGLFMVSAGVLFGAVYWIATAALQADMTAVLRTEALQLSGIHTRAGLRGLAPEILRRMSFRSRGPIYYLLQAPNREVIVGNLPGMVPREGVIDLRRDADEPDRETANRQIKDIELTGFGLRLRDGAFLVVAQDTARVRDMQRAIIRAFAWAGGLTLLLAIAGGAALAVNFLRRIDQISRTSRAIMEGDLAARIPARGTNDEIDQLVVNLNAMLDRVQGLMIGLRQVSSDIAHDLRTPLGRLRQHLEEARDRATTTEAYAAATDAAIAEADTLLETFSALLRIAQIEAGVRRGAFAPVDLSAVLRGVGEAYVASAEETGHKLRLEIEDGVSVTGDQQMLSLMASNLIENALHHTPEGTTIRLVLHHTAMHVIDDGPGIPADEHDKVLDRFYRLDRSRSTPGSGLGLAMVKAIANLHGFSLTLRDAGPGLDVALTMQSGPPRRLDA
- a CDS encoding SDR family oxidoreductase; protein product: MAYKGFDLTGKVALVTGGNGGIGFGMADAMAEAGADICIWGTNKAKNDAALEKLKRHGKRVHAQLVDVGDEKAVEAGFAETIETLGHVDNCVANAGVSGRGQGAILQMTTDEWRRVMRVNLDGVFFTFRTAAKHMAERGKGGSLVAMSSTAAIEGAARSSHYGASKGGVCAFVRALAVELARYNISVNSVLPGWIETAMTANAFSNEKFAGNVKPRIPQRRWGVEQDFGPIAVYLASDAARYTTGRDFVIDGGYTLF
- a CDS encoding DegQ family serine endoprotease, coding for MSLFKSRLAAVLALSTALTAPALVAPHLFNAAPAIAGETTVRDFSDLAEKVTPAVVNVAVTGTNQAVDDGDRVPSSPMEQFRRRFQEQQRPGRPQAPPMQRRQGVGTGFIIDASGLIVTNNHVAGRASSIVVTLADGRKFPAKLLGADDKTDLALLKIESKEPLPFVSFGDAGKIRVGQPVMAVGNPFGLGGTVTTGIVSARGRDIRSGPFDDYIQTDAAINKGNSGGPLFDMDGKVIGINTAIFSPTGGSIGLGFAIPSSLAEPVIAQLKEHGKVARGQLGVQIQPVTQDIADSLSLKSTDGALVAGVMPDSAALKAGLKDGDIIRSVDGKDVKTLRDLTRMIAAVAPGSSVSLGVWRDGKDITVKARLDGQAPATVKADRSGSADKADPAAYGVSLGELSPQARQQLDLASSIKGALILEVQPGSPAEERGLQPGDVIVQIGRDAIDGTDDAIAKLRAAKDSKKPALLKIWRDGAARYVAVRAA
- a CDS encoding NIPSNAP family protein, which encodes MIYEMRTYTMHAGQMPAYLKAAETIGRPARGDNYGMNHGYWTSEFGQVNQIWHLWSYPSLDERDRLRAELQKNPKWTGEYVPAIRELIIRQDLQIWNAVVDYKQPAGEGNVYELRTYRTHLGQARPWANLMKEYLPTREKYSPIHGLWVGEFPQPNAVSHMWVYKDLAARTAARAGATKDPKWQEFLGKGAPMLAEMQSVLLLPTNYSKSK
- a CDS encoding helix-turn-helix transcriptional regulator, which codes for MAKTPRPGQPVRGSTTGRPIMALFDLLGRRWAQRVIWELRESRQPTFRALRELCGNPSPSVLNTRLAELREAGVVETVEGGGYRLTEAGRGLLKALLPLHAWAEDWAARLSRGGPSTRG
- a CDS encoding cob(I)yrinic acid a,c-diamide adenosyltransferase, whose amino-acid sequence is MVKLNRIVTRTGDDGRTSLGDGAIAHKADARVQAIGDVDEANACLGVARIDAPAGLSADLLHIQNDLFDLGADIAAIERDGLKVERLRVAEAQVEWLEARIEAVNADLPPLDSFVLPGGDPVSAHLHLARTVVRRAERSLNAVAFGAPVNPVALRYLNRLSDLLFVLARDRARASGVETPWRPGLHGERDVETGPGIAQRE